The following coding sequences lie in one Arachis ipaensis cultivar K30076 chromosome B05, Araip1.1, whole genome shotgun sequence genomic window:
- the LOC107643339 gene encoding cation/H(+) antiporter 18, producing the protein MVINATSASACPPPMKPTSNGVFQGDNPLDFALPMAILQICLVFVVTRGLAYIIRPLRQPRVIAEIVGGILLGPSALGRNKSYLNAVFPSKSLTVLDTLANIGLLFFLFLAGLELDPRSLRQTGKQTLAIAIAGISIPFALGIGSSFVLKETIAKGVNGTAFLVFMGVALSITAFPVLARILAELKLLTTNVGRMAMSAAAVNDIAAWILLALAVALSSDSESPLVSLWVFLCGCGFVLCSIIIVPPIFKRITQRCNEGEPVDEIYICATLVVVLAAGFVTDAIGIHAMFGAFVVGVLIPKDGPFTSALVEKVEDLVSGIFLPLFFVSSGLKTNIFTIHGLQSWGILALVIFTACFGKIVGTVVVSLFCKVPLKEALALGFLMNSKGLVELIVLNIGKDRKVLNDQTFAIMVLMAVFTTFITTPLVMAVYKPARRGKIDDYKYKTIARKNTNSQLRILCCFHNARNIPSMINLIEASRGIQKSGGICVYTMHLREFSERSSTILMVHKARKNGLPFWNKGHPSDADHLIVAFEAYRQLSQVSVKPMTEISSMADMHVDICATAGGKKAAVIILPFHKHQRLDGSLETTRSDFKYVNRRVLENAPCSVGILVDRGLGGTSHISASNVSYSITVLFFGGSDDREALAYGARMAEHPGIRLVVLGFVVEPSTTGDIVRVDVGESSSSAKLVSEDEEFLNEFKAKVANDDSVTCEEKVVKDAAETVAVICEFTHCNLVLVGRRPQGELAYALKRNEYPELGPIGSLLVSQDCPTIASVLVMQQYQHQ; encoded by the exons ATGGTTATCAATGCTACTTCTGCAAGTGCTTGCCCCCCACCCATGAAACCAACATCAAATGGTGTGTTTCAAGGAGATAACCCTCTTGATTTTGCACTCCCGATGGCTATTTTACAGATATGCCTAGTATTTGTAGTCACAAGAGGATTGGCATATATTATAAGGCCTTTGAGGCAGCCAAGAGTCATTGCAGAGATTGTG GGAGGAATATTACTTGGGCCATCAGCATTAGGACGAAATAAAAGCTATTTGAATGCTGTTTTCCCCTCCAAGAGTCTTACAGTACTGGATACTCTGGCAAATATTGGCCTTTTGTTCTTTCTATTCCTTGCAGGCCTAGAGTTAGATCCTAGATCTTTGCGTCAAACAGGAAAACAGACCCTTGCCATTGCTATTGCTGGAATAAGTATACCTTTTGCCTTGGGAATTGGTTCATCATTTGTTCTTAAAGAAACAATTGCCAAAGGTGTAAATGGTACTGCATTTCTTGTGTTTATGGGTGTTGCTCTATCCATAACTGCTTTCCCTGTGTTGGCTCGTATTTTGGCCGAGTTGAAACTTCTAACCACCAATGTTGGTAGAATGGCTATGTCGGCCGCAGCAGTAAATGATATTGCTGCTTGGATTCTGCTTGCACTTGCTGTTGCCTTGTCGAGCGATAGCGAGTCTCCACTAGTGTCATTGTGGGTCTTCTTATGTGGATGTGGTTTTGTTCTTTGTTCAATCATCATTGTCCCTCCGATTTTCAAAAGGATTACACAACGATGTAATGAAGGCGAGCCGGTGGATGAGATATATATATGTGCTACATTAGTTGTTGTTTTGGCCGCGGGTTTTGTTACAGATGCTATTGGAATCCATGCCATGTTTGGTGCATTTGTTGTTGGTGTGTTGATTCCAAAAGATGGACCATTTACCAGTGCTCTTGTGGAGAAAGTAGAGGATCTTGTTTCGGGCATTTTCCTCCCACTCTTTTTTGTGTCAAGTGGATTGAAGACCAACATATTCACCATTCACGGCCTGCAGTCATGGGGTATTCTGGCCTTAGTTATTTTCACTGCTTGTTTTGGGAAGATTGTTGGAACCGTTGTTGTATCACTCTTCTGTAAAGTACCCTTGAAGGAGGCTTTAGCTCTGGGATTCCTAATGAACAGTAAGGGCTTGGTTGAATTGATTGTTCTCAACATTGGCAAAGATAGGAAG GTTTTAAATGATCAAACCTTTGCCATTATGGTTCTTATGGCAGTATTTACCACATTCATTACCACTCCTCTTGTCATGGCTGTGTATAAACCTGCAAGAAGGGGAAAAATAGATGATTACAAATACAAAACAATTGCAAGGAAGAACACAAACAGCCAATTGAGGATTCTTTGCTGTTTCCATAATGCAAGAAATATTCCATCAATGATAAACTTGATTGAAGCCTCAAGAGGAATCCAGAAGTCCGGTGGAATTTGTGTGTATACAATGCACCTCAGAGAATTTTCTGAGAGGTCATCAACAATCTTAATGGTACATAAGGCAAGGAAAAATGGGTTGCCATTCTGGAATAAGGGTCATCCCTCTGATGCTGATCATTTAATTGTGGCATTTGAGGCTTACCGTCAACTGAGTCAAGTGTCTGTCAAACCAATGACCGAAATCTCATCTATGGCAGACATGCACGTAGACATTTGTGCAACTGCTGGGGGAAAGAAAGCTGCAGTAATCATTCTTCCGTTTCATAAGCACCAAAGATTGGATGGCTCATTAGAGACAACAAGAAGTGATTTTAAATATGTTAACAGAAGGGTCCTTGAGAATGCTCCATGCTCAGTTGGAATTCTCGTTGATCGTGGCCTTGGTGGTACATCCCATATATCTGCAAGCAATGTTTCTTATTCCATTACAGTGCTTTTCTTTGGTGGAAGTGATGATCGCGAGGCCCTCGCTTATGGTGCTCGAATGGCCGAGCACCCTGGCATAAGATTGGTGGTTCTTGGCTTTGTCGTGGAACCAAGTACCACAGGAGATATCGTTAGAGTGGATGTGGGAGAATCCTCTTCCAGCGCCAAATTAGTCTCAGAGGACGAGGAGTTCCTTAATGAATTCAAGGCAAAAGTAGCTAACGATGATTCTGTGACATGTGAAGAGAAAGTAGTAAAGGATGCAGCAGAAACAGTTGCTGTGATCTGCGAGTTCACTCATTGCAATCTGGTTCTTGTGGGTCGAAGGCCACAAGGTGAATTGGCATATGCTCTCAAGAGAAATGAATATCCGGAACTTGGACCAATTGGTTCTTTGCTGGTATCTCAAGATTGCCCGACAATAGCATCCGTCTTGGTAATGCAGCAGTATCAGCATCAATAA
- the LOC107640377 gene encoding protein LATE FLOWERING-like has protein sequence MEVEVVIYLNINIEIEVVEETVVKVEESQAEEDDAAISSFSMPIQLKNFLQFSSFRGHQNAHKKERTTRRNAKRASAEHSYLLFASSLWTPPTVFPSTFITAANLAYFPSRHISEGFGSNGEHEFAGDNGVFPYRLSEDIDERSFGDWQRSLGRSSSFNSVDT, from the exons atggaagtagaagtggTGATATAccttaacatt aataTAGAGATAGAAGTAGTTGAGGAAACGGTTGTGAAAGTAGAGGAAAGCCAAGCAGAAGAAGACGATGCAGCAATATCGAGTTTTTCGATGCCTATACAGCTCAAGAACTTTCTACAGTTCTCAAGCTTTAGGGGGCACCAAAATGCTCACAAAAAAGAGAGAACAACTAGAAGAAACGCCAAGAGGGCTTCTGCTGAGCACTCGTATCTTCTATTTGCTTCTTCGCTGTGGACCCCTCCTACGGTTTTTCCTTCAACCTTCATCACTGCGGCGAATCTCGCGTATTTCCCAAGCCGCCATATTTCAGAAGGATTTGGATCAAATGGCGAACATGAATTTGCTGGAGATAATGGTGTGTTTCCTTACCGATTAAGTGAGGATATTGATGAGAGAAGTTTCGGTGATTGGCAAAGAAGCCTTGGAAGAAGCAGTAGCTTCAACAGTGTTGACACTTGA
- the LOC107643341 gene encoding tetratricopeptide repeat protein 1 — protein sequence MVVVIEQQETEDRNANPSNAAGNDASDGFETASDTDLGSDTGGDDVGASSHDQQLEQPQQQHQQQQPKPEHSEPEPEQSVSPSNSFSGDPLINEELEKKALVQANEAKAEGNKLFVDGKYEEALSQYELALQVAPDMPSSVEILSICHANRAVCFQKLGKYDNTVKECTKALDLNPVYIKALVRRGEAHEKLEHFEEAIADMKKILEIDPSNDQARKAIRRLEPLAAEKREMMKEEMIAKLKEMGNSVLGRFGMSVDNFKTVKDPNTGSYSISFQR from the exons ATGGTGGTGGTGATAGAGCAGCAAGAGACTGAGGATCGAAACGCGAATCCTTCCAACGCTGCCGGTAACGACGCTTCCGACGGTTTTGAAACGGCCAGCGACACCGACCTGGGCAGCGACACCGGAGGCGATGACGTCGGTGCTAGCAGCCATGATCAACAGCTCGAACAACCGCAACAGCAACATCAACAACAGCAGCCGAAGCCAGAGCATTCGGAGCCGGAACCTGAGCAGAGTGTTTCTCCAAGTAATAGTTTCTCTGGGGATCCCTTGATCAACGAGGAATTGGAGAAG AAAGCATTGGTTCAAGCAAATGAGGCAAAGGCAGAAGGGAACAAGCTTTTTGTGGATGGGAAGTATGAGGAAGCATTATCCCAGTATGAACTTGCTCTACAAGTTGCACCTGATATGCCTTCATCTGTTGAAATACTCTCAATATGTCATGCAAACCGTGCTGTGTGCTTTCAGAAACTG GGAAAATATGACAACACAGTTAAAGAATGCACAAAAGCATTAGATCTGAATCCAGTGTATATTAAAGCTTTAGTAAGAAGAGGAGAAGCTCATGAAAAGCTTGAACATTTTGAAGAAGCCATTGCTG ATATGAAAAAGATCTTAGAAATTGATCCCTCAAATGATCAAGCTAGGAAGGCCATCAGGCGACTTGAGCCGCTTGCTGCAGAAAAGCGGGAAATGATGAAGGAAGAGATGATTG caaaactaaaagaaatgggAAATTCTGTCTTGGGCCGGTTTGGGATGAGTGTCGATAACTTCAAAACAGTTAAAGATCCAAACACTGGTTCCTATTCTATCTCATTCCAGCGTTAA
- the LOC107643342 gene encoding uncharacterized protein LOC107643342 isoform X1, producing MSAVATSSSSSVSVPGVHLVRRAPAILRGSLAVVCRAQAPSSSSGRGARSPQPTNRSFFLELSVFESSLFDQPQDCRRQLCSSSGLCLRRTSAPLFRLLRSQVRTKVSNMLALLKWGIGVHGSGLIPILKEVIEILFQEGLIKSLSPNYCLSGLCRGLFPIKIPMQMMKSCYLLLQEHSPNHLGEGDLFVILLPKVLNVTDVQSFIQSLEPATWRKLKIKGKMYHKVL from the exons ATGTCGGCCGTCGCAACTTCTTCCTCGAGCTCGGTGTCAGTCCCTGGCGTTCATCTGGTCCGTCGCGCTCCTGCCATCCTCCGTGGCTCTCTTGCCGTCGTCTGTCGTGCTCAGGCACCATCGTCTTCGTCTGGTCGTGGTGCTCGAAGTCCCCAACCCACCAATCGTAGCTTCTTCCTCGAGCTCAGCGTCTTCGAGTCTTCTTTGTTTGATCAGCCACAGGACTGCCGCCGTCAGTTGTGCTCGTCGTCTGGCCTCTGTCTCCGTCGTACTTCTGCCCCTCTTTTCAGACTGCTCAGAAGTCAAGTCAGAACAAAG GTTTCAAACATGCTGGCCTTGCTGAAATGGGGAATAGGAGTGCATGGTTCTGGTTTAATTCCAATTCTAAAGGAAGTGATTGAGATTTTATTTCAAGAAGGACTAATAAAG TCATTATCTCCAAATTACTGTCTTAGTGGACTTTGCAGGGGACTGTTTCCAATAAAAATTCCCATGCAAATGATGAAATCTTGTTATTTGCTGCTGCAAGAGCACTCTCCAAATCACCTTGGTGAAGGTGATTTGTTTGTCATACTACTCCCAAAAGTGCTTAATGTTACTGATGTCCAAAGCTTTATTCAG AGTTTGGAGCCTGCAACTTGGAGAAAGTTGAAAATAAAAGGGAAGATGTATCACAAAGTTCTCTGA
- the LOC107643342 gene encoding uncharacterized protein LOC107643342 isoform X2: MSAVATSSSSSVSVPGVHLVRRAPAILRGSLAVVCRAQAPSSSSGRGARSPQPTNRSFFLELSVFESSLFDQPQDCRRQLCSSSGLCLRRTSAPLFRLLRSQVRTKVSNMLALLKWGIGVHGSGLIPILKEVIEILFQEGLIKGTVSNKNSHANDEILLFAAARALSKSPW; the protein is encoded by the exons ATGTCGGCCGTCGCAACTTCTTCCTCGAGCTCGGTGTCAGTCCCTGGCGTTCATCTGGTCCGTCGCGCTCCTGCCATCCTCCGTGGCTCTCTTGCCGTCGTCTGTCGTGCTCAGGCACCATCGTCTTCGTCTGGTCGTGGTGCTCGAAGTCCCCAACCCACCAATCGTAGCTTCTTCCTCGAGCTCAGCGTCTTCGAGTCTTCTTTGTTTGATCAGCCACAGGACTGCCGCCGTCAGTTGTGCTCGTCGTCTGGCCTCTGTCTCCGTCGTACTTCTGCCCCTCTTTTCAGACTGCTCAGAAGTCAAGTCAGAACAAAG GTTTCAAACATGCTGGCCTTGCTGAAATGGGGAATAGGAGTGCATGGTTCTGGTTTAATTCCAATTCTAAAGGAAGTGATTGAGATTTTATTTCAAGAAGGACTAATAAAG GGGACTGTTTCCAATAAAAATTCCCATGCAAATGATGAAATCTTGTTATTTGCTGCTGCAAGAGCACTCTCCAAATCACCTTGGTGA